Part of the Deltaproteobacteria bacterium CG2_30_66_27 genome, CTGCGCCGCCTGGGGCTCCCGGCCCTCTTCGTGTCCCAGCTCCTCTTCCTGTATCGGTACCTCTTTGTCCTCATGGAAGAGGCGATGCGAGTCGTCCGCGCGCGGAACATGCGCTCCTTCGGAACGCGGGGCGCCGGCCTGCGAGTCCTTGTCCGCATCGTGGGGACCCTCTTCCTGCGCACCGTGGAGAGGGCGGAGCGGATCTACGGGGCGATGCTGGCGCGCGGTTTCCGGGGGGAGGTCCCTTCGACGCGGCGCGAGGCGCTGCGGCCTTCCGACGCCGTCTTCGTGCTGGCGGCGGGCTCCTTCTTCGCACTGTGCCGGTTCGTCCCCGTGCCGCAGACGATCGGACGATTCGTGCGGAGCCTTGCCGGATGAGCCATCACCTCCTCGAGTTCAAGGACGTCCGCTTCCGGTACCCGGACGGCACGGAAGCGCTGAAGGGGGTTTCGTTCCTGATCACCCACGGCGAATCGGTCGGCATCGTCGGTGCGAACGGCGCCGGGAAATCGACGCTGCTCCTGCACATGAACGGCTACCTGCTTCCCACGTCGGGCGAGGTGACGGTCGGTGAAGTTCCGCTCAGGAAGGAGACCCGGCCGGAGATCCGCCGGAAGGTCGGCGTCGTCTTCCAGAACCCCGACGACCAGCTCTTCATGCCGACCGTCTTCGACGACGTCGCCTTCGGCCCCCTGAACCTCGGGCTGCCACCGGACCGGGTGCGCGAGCGGGTGCACGAGGCGCTTCGACAGGTGGGCGCCCTCGCGCTCGTCGACAAGCCGCCCCACCACCTCTCGGGGGGGGAGAAAAGCGCCGTGGCGATCGCCACCGTCATCGCGATGGAGCCCGACATCCTCGTCATGGACGAGCCGGCCGCGAGCCTCGACCCGAAGTCGCGGCGTTCCGTCATCGGGCTGCTGAACATCTTCCATCACTCCAAGATCGTCGCATCGCACGACCTCGACCTGATCCTCGACGTCTGCACCCGATGCCTCGTGATCCGGGACGGTGCGATCGTGGCCGACGGGCCCTCCGGGGAAATCCTCTCCGACGCCGCGCTGCTCGTGGAGAACAACCTCGAGCTTCCCCTGACCCTCCAGGGGCGGCCGGCCCGGGAAGGAGCGCGCCGATGAGCGCACCACGATCATGAAGGAACCGCGCGTCGCCCTCCATTACGGGCGAGCGTCCCTGCCCCTCCCGGCACGGTTCTTCCCCAGGGTGGAACTCCTCACGGCGAAGCCCCCACCGCTTCCCCCGTCGGAGGACGGGCACATCGGGCGTCGGATGGCCCGGCCGGCGGGCGCCCTCCCGCTGTCCCGCCTGGTCCGCCGGGGCGACCGCGTCGCGGTCGCGATCTCGGACGTCACCCGCTACAGCGCGACGGAAAAAATCGTTCCGTTCCTCCTTCGCGAGACCGACGCGGCCGGCATCCCGCGGGACCGCGTGACGCTCTTCGTCGCCCGGGGGACCCACCGCGCCATGACGGGAAACGAGGTGCGGGAGGCGGTCGGGCCGGAGATCGACTCGGGGATCCGCGTGGAGCAGTCGGACCCGGACGGGGACCTCGCGACCCTCGGGACCACCTCGCGCGGCACGAAGGTTCTCGTCTCCCGGCGGGTGATGGAACACGACCGGATCGTCCTGACGGGGACGATCTCGTTCCACTACTTCGCGGGGTTCGGCGGCGGCCGGAAGGCGCTGGCGCCAGGATGCGCGGGGAGGGAGACGGCCCGCCAGACGCACTTCCGCATCTTCCGGACCGACGGCCCCGGGAAGCACCCGATGGCGCGCCCGGGGATCCTGGCGGGGAACCCGGTCCACGAGGACATTATCGAGGCCGTTTCGATGGCCTCGCCGACGTTCCTGGTGAACACGCTGCTCACCCCGGAGAAACGGCTCTTCGACCTGGTGGCCGGGCACTGGCAGAAGGCCCACGAGGAGGGGTGCGCGCGGTACGCGAAGCATTTCCGGGTGCGGATCGCGAAGCGGTACCCCCTGGTGATCGCCTCCGCGGGAGGCTTCCCGAAGGACATCAACCTGATCCAGTCCCACAAGGCATTGGACAACGCGTTCCTGGCGACGGAACCCGGCGGGGTGCTGATCCTGCTCGCCGAGTGCCCGGACGGCTTCGGCAGCC contains:
- a CDS encoding cobalt ABC transporter ATP-binding protein encodes the protein MSHHLLEFKDVRFRYPDGTEALKGVSFLITHGESVGIVGANGAGKSTLLLHMNGYLLPTSGEVTVGEVPLRKETRPEIRRKVGVVFQNPDDQLFMPTVFDDVAFGPLNLGLPPDRVRERVHEALRQVGALALVDKPPHHLSGGEKSAVAIATVIAMEPDILVMDEPAASLDPKSRRSVIGLLNIFHHSKIVASHDLDLILDVCTRCLVIRDGAIVADGPSGEILSDAALLVENNLELPLTLQGRPAREGARR